Proteins encoded in a region of the Shewanella polaris genome:
- the acnB gene encoding bifunctional aconitate hydratase 2/2-methylisocitrate dehydratase codes for MLKAYRKHVAERAAEGVVPKPLNAQQVAELVKLFETPPAGEEAFILDLLENRIPPGVDEAAYVKAAFLDAVAKGTVSSPILSTEHAVKLLGTMQGGYNIEPLIDQLDNAKLAPLAVTALSNTLLMFDSYHDVVEKMQAGNDFAKQVVDAWANADWFLNRPKLTDKVTLTVFKVSGETNTDDLSPAPDAWSRPDIPLHALAMLKNARDGIVPDESGVVGPIKEIEALKGKGHPLVYVGDVVGTGSSRKSATNSVLWFMGDDIPFVPNKRAGGFCLGNKIAPIFFNTMEDAGALPIELNVDKMDTGDVIDIYPYEGVVKRGGTDEVISTFELKTEVLLDEVRAGGRIPLIIGRGLTDRARETLGLEASKVFVRPQDIAASDKGFTLAQKMVGKACGVSGVRPGQYCEPKMTSVGSQDTTGPMTRDELKDLACLGFSADLTMQSFCHTAAYPKPVDVTTHHTLPDFIMNRGGVALRPGDGVIHSWLNRMLLPDTVGTGGDSHTRFPIGISFPAGSGLVAFAAATGVMPLDMPESVLVRFKGEMQPGITLRDLVHAIPLKAIEMGLLTVEKKGKINAFSGRVLEIEGLEKLKVEQAFELSDASAERSAAGCSIKLDKEPIIEYLTSNIVMLKWMIAEGYGDRRTIERRIKAMEEWIANPELMKADKDAEYAEIIEIDLNDIKEPILCAPNDPDDAVLLSSVAQTKIDEVFVGSCMTNIGHFRATGKMLEKFATTLPTRLWIAPPTKMDRDQLTEEGYYAIFGRVGARIEIPGCSLCMGNQARVAEGATVVSTSTRNFPNRLGTGANVYLASAELAAVAALLGRLPSVEEYQNYAKELDATAADTYRYLNFDQIDSYTKKADSVIFQAAL; via the coding sequence GTGCTAAAAGCATATCGTAAACACGTCGCAGAACGTGCTGCAGAGGGTGTAGTCCCTAAGCCATTAAATGCACAACAAGTGGCTGAACTGGTTAAGTTATTTGAAACACCACCAGCAGGTGAAGAGGCATTCATCCTCGACTTGCTCGAAAATCGTATTCCACCAGGAGTAGATGAAGCTGCCTATGTAAAAGCCGCTTTCCTTGATGCTGTAGCTAAAGGCACAGTGTCATCTCCAATATTAAGCACAGAACACGCTGTTAAACTGCTTGGCACTATGCAAGGCGGTTACAACATTGAGCCGTTAATTGACCAACTAGACAATGCTAAATTGGCACCTTTAGCCGTTACAGCACTGTCTAATACCTTGTTGATGTTTGATTCATACCACGATGTTGTTGAAAAAATGCAAGCGGGTAATGATTTTGCTAAGCAAGTGGTTGATGCTTGGGCCAATGCAGATTGGTTCTTAAATCGTCCAAAATTGACTGACAAAGTTACATTAACTGTTTTCAAAGTGTCTGGTGAAACCAACACTGATGATTTGTCTCCTGCGCCAGATGCATGGTCTCGTCCAGATATTCCACTACACGCATTAGCAATGTTAAAAAATGCGCGTGACGGTATTGTGCCTGATGAATCAGGTGTTGTGGGTCCAATCAAAGAAATCGAAGCGTTAAAAGGTAAAGGTCATCCTTTAGTTTACGTCGGTGATGTTGTCGGTACGGGTTCTTCACGTAAATCTGCCACTAACTCAGTGTTATGGTTTATGGGTGATGACATTCCTTTTGTTCCTAACAAGCGTGCTGGTGGCTTCTGTCTAGGTAACAAAATTGCGCCTATTTTCTTCAACACCATGGAAGATGCAGGTGCATTACCGATCGAACTAAACGTTGATAAAATGGATACCGGTGATGTTATCGATATCTACCCTTATGAAGGTGTTGTTAAACGTGGTGGCACTGATGAAGTCATCTCTACGTTCGAATTAAAAACTGAAGTATTGTTAGATGAAGTTCGTGCTGGTGGTCGTATTCCGTTGATCATTGGTCGTGGCCTTACTGACCGTGCGCGTGAAACCTTAGGTCTTGAAGCATCGAAAGTATTCGTTCGTCCACAAGATATCGCCGCTTCTGATAAAGGTTTTACTTTAGCTCAGAAAATGGTTGGTAAAGCATGTGGCGTATCTGGTGTTCGTCCTGGTCAATACTGCGAACCTAAGATGACTTCTGTTGGTTCACAAGACACTACCGGCCCTATGACACGTGATGAGTTAAAAGACTTAGCATGTTTAGGCTTTAGTGCTGATTTAACCATGCAGTCATTCTGTCACACCGCGGCTTATCCAAAGCCTGTTGATGTTACGACTCACCACACACTACCGGATTTCATTATGAATCGTGGTGGTGTTGCTTTACGTCCAGGTGACGGGGTTATTCACTCGTGGTTAAACCGTATGTTATTACCAGATACCGTAGGTACTGGTGGTGATTCACATACTCGTTTCCCTATTGGTATTTCATTTCCAGCCGGTTCTGGTTTAGTGGCATTTGCTGCTGCAACAGGTGTTATGCCTCTTGATATGCCTGAGTCAGTGCTAGTGCGCTTTAAAGGCGAAATGCAACCTGGTATTACCTTACGTGATTTAGTCCATGCTATCCCATTAAAAGCAATTGAAATGGGTCTGCTAACGGTTGAGAAAAAAGGCAAAATCAACGCTTTCTCTGGCCGCGTATTAGAAATCGAAGGTCTTGAAAAACTTAAAGTTGAACAAGCATTTGAATTATCTGATGCATCTGCTGAGCGTTCAGCGGCAGGTTGTAGCATTAAGCTAGACAAAGAGCCTATCATCGAATATCTAACCTCTAACATCGTGATGTTAAAGTGGATGATTGCAGAAGGTTATGGCGATCGTCGTACGATTGAACGTCGTATTAAAGCGATGGAAGAATGGATTGCTAACCCAGAGTTGATGAAAGCTGATAAAGATGCAGAATATGCTGAAATTATCGAAATCGACTTAAACGACATCAAAGAGCCAATCCTTTGTGCACCAAACGATCCTGATGATGCAGTATTATTATCAAGCGTTGCACAAACTAAGATTGACGAAGTGTTTGTTGGTTCTTGTATGACAAACATCGGTCACTTCCGTGCGACCGGTAAGATGTTAGAAAAGTTTGCTACAACATTACCGACTCGTTTATGGATTGCACCACCAACTAAGATGGACCGCGATCAATTAACGGAAGAAGGTTACTACGCTATCTTCGGTCGTGTTGGTGCTCGTATTGAGATCCCTGGTTGTTCTCTATGTATGGGTAACCAAGCACGTGTTGCAGAAGGTGCTACTGTAGTATCAACTTCTACACGTAACTTCCCTAACCGTTTAGGTACTGGTGCAAACGTCTACTTAGCATCAGCTGAGTTAGCAGCAGTAGCAGCGCTATTGGGTCGTTTACCTTCAGTTGAAGAGTATCAAAACTACGCTAAAGAATTAGATGCAACTGCAGCTGATACTTACCGTTACTTGAACTTCGACCAAATCGATTCTTACACTAAGAAAGCCGACAGCGTGATTTTCCAAGCCGCGCTTTAA
- the hxpB gene encoding hexitol phosphatase HxpB, translating to MVSTQIKAVIFDMDGVLIDSEPAWQLAEQTVLNSFGLNLSLEEIEQTTGLRIDHVVSYWYQRFPWPNYDNTVTANKIVNEVIAQINANGEPMRGVIESLDACKRLGLKIGLATSSSSLIIEAVLHKLAIGHYFDAIESAENLEYGKPHPEVYLNCAKGLGVPPSQCIAIEDSFNGLIAARAASMQTVAIPAPHTVNQPKWIIAHNQLAHAGLLPALLERTASC from the coding sequence ATTGTGTCGACCCAAATAAAAGCCGTTATTTTTGATATGGATGGAGTATTAATTGATTCCGAACCCGCTTGGCAGTTAGCCGAGCAAACTGTACTAAATAGTTTTGGGTTAAATCTTAGCCTCGAAGAAATAGAACAAACTACTGGCTTGCGCATTGATCATGTAGTTAGCTATTGGTACCAACGTTTTCCTTGGCCGAATTACGACAACACAGTCACGGCAAATAAAATTGTTAATGAAGTTATCGCCCAAATCAATGCCAATGGTGAACCGATGCGAGGTGTCATTGAGTCGCTAGACGCCTGTAAACGTTTAGGGCTTAAAATAGGGTTAGCAACATCTTCGTCGTCATTAATTATTGAAGCTGTGCTGCATAAACTGGCCATAGGCCATTATTTTGATGCGATTGAATCTGCTGAAAATCTAGAGTATGGCAAACCACATCCAGAGGTATATTTGAATTGTGCTAAAGGGCTTGGCGTGCCACCGAGTCAATGCATCGCTATTGAAGACTCCTTTAATGGTTTAATTGCCGCACGAGCAGCCAGTATGCAAACCGTGGCGATTCCTGCACCTCATACCGTTAATCAGCCCAAATGGATTATTGCGCATAATCAACTTGCTCATGCAGGATTACTACCCGCGCTGCTAGAGCGGACTGCGTCCTGCTAG
- a CDS encoding patatin-like phospholipase family protein translates to MQQILRLNLFTWFLASCICFSLVVQPVHAAKKTAKERPTIGLVLSGGGAKGAAHIGVLKVLEKYHIPVDYIAGTSIGAYVAGMYALGYNADQIEELMLNGQWSKGYSDTIPRDKLSYRDKQQRDQFNIPLTVGYNDNRLTSPSGLLRGQSMSQLLRHSTGLVEQFGDFDELAIPYRAVATDLATSEAVVLSSGSIVQAMQASATVPGALQPALINGRLLVDGGIANNMPIDVVKAMGADIIIAVDIGSALTKQENLDSTIAVLEQLSTILTQASTARQKTLLTSGDILIRPAIDSLSTTDFSIMPLALKLGEDAAILELVKLEPLGISEHDYLAYQASKLQQSLLWVDPLKKPIYKIAFDNQSKVSEKLLRDRLGIVEGVALSKDELDSALNRVYSLNKFERVDAEFEDVEQGRILTITTKAKSWGPNYFQAGFNWEDDFTLDSAITLSLAYTMTDLTENGGEWRNELELGFKKLVATEFYQPLDRDQTFYSLARFQYEMKDWDLFNQDGSYVELEHNVAQIVLGTGYNFNSDGIIELGFIAEDGRVSSEFGSVDSLSYHSTGGYFKIAYDNLNSISFPTEGNRITFVSYFRDESYSGLSNLDTTFSDDLAWQFEADWKGALKLGNHAIVGKMELATVENDGDFTLHVADLGGFLNLSGYRKDTLAGAHKVFGAVIYQYDLGRDVLITDLPLYLGTSLEAGNVWFDRDDVDLDDLIFASSLYLGTDTDWGPAALGFGFTDSGETAFYLFVGKNF, encoded by the coding sequence ATGCAACAAATTTTGCGCCTTAACTTGTTTACTTGGTTTTTGGCTAGCTGTATTTGCTTTAGCTTGGTAGTACAACCTGTACATGCGGCTAAAAAAACGGCTAAAGAAAGACCTACCATTGGCTTAGTGCTCAGTGGTGGTGGTGCAAAAGGTGCTGCACATATCGGTGTGTTGAAAGTATTGGAAAAGTATCATATCCCAGTAGATTATATCGCTGGAACCAGTATTGGTGCATACGTCGCCGGTATGTATGCGCTGGGCTATAACGCGGATCAAATTGAAGAATTAATGCTTAATGGCCAATGGTCAAAAGGTTATTCCGATACCATTCCTCGTGACAAATTAAGTTACCGAGACAAGCAACAGCGAGACCAATTTAATATCCCTCTTACGGTTGGCTACAACGATAATCGCTTAACGTCGCCAAGCGGATTGTTGCGTGGCCAAAGCATGTCGCAGTTACTACGTCATTCAACGGGATTAGTTGAACAGTTTGGCGACTTTGATGAGTTGGCTATTCCTTATCGGGCTGTAGCAACTGACTTAGCAACCAGCGAAGCTGTGGTATTATCAAGCGGCAGTATAGTACAAGCAATGCAAGCCTCAGCCACTGTACCAGGAGCATTGCAACCAGCATTGATTAATGGTCGTTTACTCGTTGATGGCGGGATTGCTAACAATATGCCTATTGATGTAGTGAAAGCCATGGGCGCAGATATTATTATTGCAGTTGATATTGGTTCTGCATTGACTAAACAAGAAAACTTAGACAGTACCATTGCTGTGCTAGAACAACTTTCTACTATTTTGACTCAAGCCAGTACCGCCCGCCAAAAAACCTTACTGACGTCTGGCGATATTTTAATTCGTCCAGCCATTGATAGCTTAAGTACTACCGATTTTTCAATCATGCCATTAGCACTTAAATTAGGTGAAGATGCCGCCATATTAGAGTTGGTGAAGTTAGAGCCGCTTGGGATTAGTGAACACGATTATTTGGCTTACCAAGCGAGTAAATTACAACAAAGTTTATTGTGGGTAGATCCTCTTAAAAAACCCATTTATAAAATCGCCTTCGATAACCAGTCAAAAGTCAGTGAGAAATTATTGCGAGATCGCTTAGGGATTGTCGAAGGGGTTGCACTCAGTAAAGATGAATTAGATTCCGCCCTTAATCGAGTGTATTCGCTGAATAAATTTGAACGTGTCGATGCCGAATTTGAAGATGTTGAACAAGGCCGAATTTTAACGATTACCACCAAAGCAAAATCATGGGGTCCGAATTATTTCCAAGCAGGTTTTAACTGGGAAGATGACTTCACTCTCGATTCCGCGATTACATTAAGTCTAGCGTATACCATGACCGACTTAACTGAAAATGGCGGAGAGTGGCGTAACGAATTAGAACTAGGGTTTAAAAAATTAGTCGCGACGGAATTTTATCAACCATTAGATCGTGATCAAACATTTTATAGCCTAGCGAGATTCCAATATGAAATGAAAGATTGGGATTTGTTTAATCAAGATGGCAGTTATGTTGAGCTCGAACATAATGTGGCTCAAATTGTTTTAGGCACGGGTTATAATTTTAATTCAGATGGCATTATCGAACTAGGCTTTATTGCTGAAGATGGGCGAGTCAGCAGTGAGTTTGGTTCGGTTGATTCACTTAGTTATCATTCTACGGGTGGTTATTTTAAAATTGCCTATGACAATTTAAACAGTATTAGTTTCCCAACAGAAGGAAATCGAATTACCTTTGTCAGTTATTTTCGAGATGAATCATATAGCGGGTTAAGTAATCTTGATACAACCTTTAGTGACGATCTCGCTTGGCAATTTGAGGCGGATTGGAAGGGGGCATTAAAACTCGGCAACCATGCCATTGTGGGCAAAATGGAGTTGGCTACTGTTGAAAATGATGGTGACTTTACCTTACACGTTGCCGATTTAGGTGGGTTCTTAAACTTGTCTGGTTATCGTAAAGATACCCTAGCAGGCGCCCATAAAGTATTTGGCGCAGTGATTTATCAATATGATCTTGGCCGTGACGTATTGATCACCGATTTACCTTTGTATTTAGGCACAAGCCTTGAAGCTGGTAATGTGTGGTTTGATCGTGATGATGTGGATTTAGATGATTTGATTTTTGCCAGCAGTTTGTATTTAGGTACTGATACTGACTGGGGCCCTGCGGCATTAGGGTTTGGTTTTACTGACAGCGGTGAAACAGCATTCTATTTATTTGTTGGTAAAAACTTTTAG
- a CDS encoding EAL domain-containing protein: protein MNRAVIYWFICMGFYLLAAIPANAGDVVQRVFTARDGLANASIQDISFDHYGFVWLATQQGLYRVSNSKVRRIDKVGFDSVLDDEFITTVVNSGQDHLLVGSNTSLYLYSILDNHFSLLLKPKDNDVTNINTSIRVVATQRQLDGRLLILAYSGQVYYFDDVSQQLSLSASHSLDHQLPWRNALELHSSQYLFSTDHLLELHQADGAFIGAFPWTDKNGSIRELFQDKQHRIWMLTSKGLFSVDVENLRLQPVTNIPYYVDQMEQDLDGNLWISSRTGLIFWNPSTDKFTIYHDELKQGANIDYIHDMAVDADGLLWVGGSGDGLAVIAGKPKFLVEDYSKAPPYQLDNEMVWSIYSEGDQLWMGTDGGLSVVDTQHQTSTMITPPGFELNDSIYRIESLDKENIVLASSSGLYVVNKITNASSNFADWSGGKESLKDKVVIGIYHDDFYRDVIWFGTNQGLYYWKEGNSELQLQELSNGEQSLTNTLYKAILRDDADRLWLSGSKHFGYLTAAGEYVSKLEVFSDFTNLPTMNSFMQVAPDIMWLGTSQHGIYQFNTKTDDIISLDQQWKIDCKVVFFLQDTATDHIVGCANAIIKVNKKSGEVSSFSHQDGLISDEFNESAKFYDPNKGFFIGTPDGAMLINLDELASRTISDKVILESVSVFYENNTAVYLIPSQLTQVEPGASLISFQIALLDYLDDKPMAIQYRLAKDDNAAGNYVLLEGQSQINITGLSAGAYVLELLYKRNGVWSSEPFQYQFAVKQLWWRTQQFEVAFIFSILLIVSIMLLFRQRQVHRFKQINHALVESDERLHQALKGSDSDLWEWYDSTQMLSLDNQSGVLGPEHNISVKLDDIPIHVDDVDRMQSVWKDLITGQEEMIDAEYRYRNQYDHQWHWLRIKGRAIKFDPSSGRVTHAAGMYTDISQQRELESEVNLLAQAFENTSEGMLILDANKNIKISNAAANLILASKRSDLAGKHFADLVYATPEPFDMEDVFDKEHFWTGECEFNCIDGSRCPVWVNVSTMLNANGAALHYVVVFSDITERKHNELHLRRLANSDTLTGLANRAMFSRRLGEAIETAKKHKETLALLFLDLDRFKHVNDSYGHSMGDALLVEAANRLQSCLSEKHLLCRFGGDEFVLLLRDANDVDSINHIATQLLKQIEMPFKLYGREFFISTSIGISIWSDDDQTPETLIKNADLAMYHAKEEGRGNFQYYSAERNAEALYHLRLEADLHRAVQCNEFELYYQPQIDVQQQNRLVGVEALIRWQHPKDGMVNPDVFIGIAESCGLIVEIDRWVLTQACIDGAYWHQQYQSEIKVSVNVSAMHFRQTDFIDFLTATLHQTGMPAHCLSMEITEGVLMKEIDIASQHLLALKQLGIDVAIDDFGTGYSSLAYLRSFQVNVLKVDRCFLIHIDTNKADQAILSSIIELARNLSLEVIAEGVESEQQLNQVVQRGCHIIQGYYFAKPMPKNEIEHKIKQQMLIDMSRDV from the coding sequence ATGAATAGAGCGGTAATCTATTGGTTCATCTGTATGGGGTTTTATCTGCTCGCTGCTATACCTGCTAATGCAGGGGATGTAGTACAGCGGGTATTTACTGCGCGAGATGGATTAGCCAATGCCAGTATTCAAGATATTAGCTTTGATCATTATGGTTTTGTTTGGCTCGCTACTCAACAAGGTCTGTATCGGGTTAGCAATAGCAAAGTAAGACGTATTGATAAAGTCGGTTTTGATTCGGTTCTTGATGATGAATTTATTACTACAGTGGTTAATTCGGGCCAAGATCATTTGCTTGTTGGCAGCAATACCTCGCTATATTTATACAGTATTTTAGATAATCACTTTAGTTTATTGCTTAAGCCTAAAGATAATGACGTCACTAATATCAACACCAGTATTCGTGTAGTGGCAACTCAGCGTCAGCTCGATGGGCGATTACTTATATTAGCCTATTCGGGACAAGTCTATTATTTTGATGATGTTTCTCAACAATTGTCTTTATCTGCAAGCCACTCATTAGATCATCAATTGCCTTGGCGCAACGCGTTAGAATTACACTCATCTCAATATCTATTTTCAACCGATCATTTATTGGAACTTCATCAGGCCGATGGGGCGTTTATTGGCGCATTTCCATGGACAGATAAAAATGGTTCGATTAGGGAATTGTTCCAAGATAAACAGCATCGAATATGGATGTTGACTTCTAAAGGATTATTTAGCGTTGATGTAGAGAATTTACGTTTACAACCCGTGACGAATATCCCTTATTACGTCGATCAGATGGAACAAGACCTTGATGGCAACTTGTGGATATCGAGTCGGACAGGGCTTATTTTTTGGAATCCATCTACTGATAAATTTACGATTTATCATGATGAACTTAAACAAGGTGCCAATATTGATTATATTCACGATATGGCGGTTGATGCCGATGGTCTGTTGTGGGTTGGTGGCTCTGGTGATGGTCTTGCGGTCATTGCTGGTAAACCTAAGTTTTTAGTTGAAGATTACTCTAAAGCACCACCTTATCAACTGGATAATGAAATGGTGTGGTCAATATACAGTGAAGGGGATCAGCTGTGGATGGGTACCGATGGTGGTTTGTCTGTGGTCGATACTCAACACCAAACGTCAACAATGATCACTCCACCAGGGTTTGAGCTTAATGACAGTATTTACCGAATTGAATCCCTAGATAAAGAGAATATCGTACTAGCCTCATCAAGCGGGCTTTATGTGGTGAATAAAATCACCAATGCCAGTTCTAATTTTGCTGACTGGAGTGGTGGTAAGGAGTCACTGAAAGATAAAGTGGTCATTGGTATTTATCATGATGACTTTTATCGCGATGTGATTTGGTTTGGAACTAATCAGGGATTGTATTATTGGAAAGAGGGTAATTCAGAACTACAGCTACAAGAATTATCCAATGGCGAACAGTCACTCACAAATACATTGTATAAAGCCATATTGAGAGACGATGCCGATCGTTTATGGCTCAGTGGCAGTAAACATTTTGGCTATTTAACCGCGGCGGGTGAATACGTTTCAAAATTGGAGGTGTTTTCTGACTTTACTAACCTCCCTACGATGAATAGTTTTATGCAAGTGGCACCAGACATTATGTGGTTGGGCACTTCCCAGCATGGTATTTATCAATTCAATACTAAAACCGATGACATTATTTCACTTGATCAACAATGGAAGATCGATTGTAAAGTGGTGTTCTTCCTTCAAGATACAGCTACTGACCACATTGTAGGCTGTGCTAATGCCATCATTAAAGTAAATAAAAAGTCCGGTGAAGTCAGTTCATTTAGCCATCAAGATGGATTAATTTCCGACGAATTTAATGAATCGGCAAAGTTTTATGATCCTAACAAAGGCTTTTTCATTGGCACGCCAGATGGGGCAATGTTAATCAATCTCGATGAATTAGCGTCTCGCACAATCAGTGACAAAGTCATACTCGAATCAGTGTCGGTGTTTTACGAAAATAATACCGCAGTTTATTTAATTCCAAGCCAGCTCACTCAAGTCGAGCCGGGCGCTAGCTTAATTAGTTTTCAAATCGCATTACTCGATTATCTTGATGATAAACCGATGGCCATACAGTACCGACTCGCTAAGGATGATAATGCGGCAGGAAACTACGTGTTATTAGAAGGCCAGTCGCAAATTAATATTACAGGGTTAAGTGCGGGAGCGTATGTACTTGAACTCTTGTATAAAAGAAATGGTGTTTGGTCGAGTGAACCATTCCAATATCAATTTGCCGTAAAGCAGCTTTGGTGGCGCACTCAGCAATTTGAAGTAGCCTTCATTTTTAGTATTTTGTTAATTGTTTCTATTATGTTGTTGTTTAGGCAGCGACAAGTGCATCGCTTTAAACAAATTAACCATGCATTAGTTGAAAGTGATGAGCGCTTACATCAAGCCTTAAAAGGCAGCGATTCTGATTTATGGGAGTGGTATGATTCTACTCAAATGTTGTCGCTAGATAACCAGAGTGGTGTGTTAGGACCAGAGCATAATATTAGTGTCAAACTAGACGATATACCCATACACGTAGACGATGTTGATCGGATGCAATCTGTCTGGAAAGACCTTATAACAGGTCAAGAAGAAATGATTGATGCCGAGTACCGATATCGCAATCAGTATGATCATCAATGGCATTGGCTACGGATTAAAGGCAGAGCGATTAAATTTGATCCCAGTAGTGGTCGCGTGACCCATGCGGCAGGTATGTATACTGATATATCGCAACAACGTGAGCTGGAAAGCGAAGTCAATTTGTTAGCTCAGGCTTTTGAAAATACCTCCGAAGGTATGTTGATATTAGATGCTAATAAAAATATTAAAATTAGTAATGCTGCGGCAAATTTAATTTTAGCTTCTAAAAGGAGTGATTTAGCAGGTAAACATTTTGCCGATTTGGTGTATGCAACCCCAGAGCCGTTCGATATGGAGGACGTGTTCGATAAAGAGCATTTTTGGACCGGAGAATGCGAGTTTAACTGTATTGATGGTAGCCGTTGTCCTGTTTGGGTAAACGTATCGACAATGCTCAATGCTAATGGTGCTGCATTACATTATGTGGTGGTTTTTTCTGATATCACCGAACGTAAGCACAATGAGTTGCACTTACGTCGTTTGGCTAACAGCGATACGTTAACTGGTTTAGCTAATAGGGCGATGTTTTCTCGTCGACTGGGCGAAGCAATTGAAACCGCTAAAAAGCACAAAGAAACCTTAGCACTACTTTTTCTAGATCTTGATCGCTTTAAACATGTTAATGATTCATACGGCCATAGTATGGGCGATGCATTATTAGTTGAAGCTGCTAATCGGCTTCAGTCTTGCTTGTCAGAAAAGCATTTATTATGCCGTTTTGGTGGTGATGAATTTGTGCTTTTGCTGCGTGACGCAAACGATGTCGACAGCATTAATCACATAGCGACACAATTACTAAAACAAATCGAAATGCCATTCAAACTGTATGGTAGAGAGTTTTTTATCTCGACCAGTATCGGGATTAGCATTTGGTCTGACGATGATCAAACCCCTGAAACCCTAATTAAAAATGCTGATTTAGCCATGTATCATGCTAAAGAAGAAGGCCGTGGTAATTTTCAATATTACTCCGCTGAGCGTAACGCAGAAGCCTTATATCATTTGCGCTTAGAAGCTGATTTGCACCGAGCAGTACAATGCAACGAATTTGAATTGTACTATCAACCTCAAATTGATGTTCAGCAACAAAATCGCTTAGTCGGCGTAGAAGCATTAATTCGTTGGCAACATCCAAAAGATGGCATGGTTAACCCCGATGTATTTATTGGCATTGCAGAATCGTGCGGCCTAATTGTTGAGATCGATCGCTGGGTGTTAACTCAAGCTTGTATCGATGGCGCTTACTGGCATCAACAGTATCAAAGTGAGATAAAAGTATCAGTTAATGTATCTGCTATGCACTTTAGACAGACTGATTTTATCGACTTTTTGACTGCGACATTGCATCAAACTGGCATGCCCGCTCATTGCTTGTCGATGGAAATTACTGAAGGTGTATTGATGAAAGAGATTGATATTGCCAGTCAGCATTTGCTCGCTTTGAAGCAGTTAGGTATTGATGTTGCCATAGATGATTTTGGGACTGGTTACTCCTCTCTTGCTTATTTACGCTCATTCCAAGTTAATGTCCTAAAAGTTGATCGCTGCTTTTTAATCCATATTGATACTAACAAAGCAGATCAAGCTATCTTGAGCAGTATTATTGAATTAGCACGAAATTTATCCCTTGAAGTGATTGCAGAAGGGGTTGAGTCGGAACAGCAATTGAATCAAGTTGTTCAGCGAGGATGTCATATTATTCAGGGTTATTATTTCGCTAAGCCTATGCCCAAAAACGAGATTGAACATAAAATAAAACAACAAATGTTGATTGATATGTCACGCGATGTTTAA